A single Anatilimnocola floriformis DNA region contains:
- a CDS encoding carboxypeptidase-like regulatory domain-containing protein gives MKSNFTEVAWRQGKSWVVLAALLLLTGCGSRVSYHELGLVSVSGRVTLDGQPLAGVTVRFEGPPNRFSGGKTDSGGRYRLLYDSNQAGCTPGEKIVRITAGGAGEGSDEETPIEAPDGKAAAPAQAIPAAYNSASTLTANVSSSNRSFNFDLKSMP, from the coding sequence ATGAAATCGAATTTCACCGAGGTCGCCTGGCGGCAAGGAAAATCGTGGGTTGTGCTGGCTGCGCTGCTGCTGTTGACCGGTTGCGGATCGCGGGTTAGTTACCATGAACTGGGGCTGGTCAGCGTCAGCGGCAGAGTAACGCTCGATGGCCAACCGCTGGCCGGAGTGACGGTTCGCTTCGAAGGTCCGCCCAATCGATTTTCCGGCGGCAAGACCGATTCGGGAGGTCGCTACCGCTTGCTGTACGACAGCAATCAAGCCGGTTGCACGCCCGGAGAAAAAATCGTCCGGATCACAGCTGGCGGCGCCGGCGAAGGTTCGGATGAAGAGACACCAATCGAGGCCCCCGACGGCAAAGCTGCCGCGCCAGCCCAAGCCATTCCGGCTGCTTACAACAGTGCATCCACCCTGACGGCCAACGTCTCGTCAAGCAATCGCTCGTTCAACTTCGATTTGAAGTCGATGCCGTAA
- a CDS encoding DUF1559 domain-containing protein, with amino-acid sequence MHTYSTTFGGTTNRRRAFTLVELLVVIAIIGVLVALLLPAVQSAREAARRTQCSNNLRQLGIGMHNYHDTLNTFPFGWSDFGQGWSACILPYIEQAPLWNSIQWNDANDWDIDNSPNEQACGTLIKTLRCPSAAIPQYVNNQGIPKRVPACYRGVASSTADSDDPSTSAVGRYLEQSDLEGIFFGNSRIAFKNITDGTSNTFMMGECYWDTYSQDGNQMDFWYIGSPQVDPWPANATEFSEFVGSTGVPMNARKIATASGYVKELSFTSFHPVGTLFCMADASVRFVPYTMDAVTYKAMGSRDGGEVLKD; translated from the coding sequence ATGCACACCTACTCGACAACTTTTGGCGGCACAACGAATCGTCGGCGGGCTTTCACCCTCGTCGAACTGCTCGTCGTCATCGCCATCATTGGCGTGCTCGTGGCCCTCCTGTTGCCCGCCGTGCAATCTGCTCGCGAGGCCGCGCGGCGAACTCAATGCTCGAACAATCTGCGGCAACTCGGAATCGGGATGCATAACTATCACGATACGCTCAACACTTTTCCCTTCGGCTGGAGCGACTTCGGCCAAGGGTGGAGTGCCTGCATTCTGCCGTACATCGAACAGGCGCCGTTGTGGAATTCGATCCAGTGGAACGACGCCAATGACTGGGATATCGACAACTCTCCCAACGAGCAAGCCTGCGGAACCTTGATCAAAACTCTGCGTTGCCCGTCAGCTGCCATCCCGCAATATGTGAATAATCAAGGCATTCCCAAGCGTGTGCCGGCCTGCTACCGCGGCGTGGCCTCGTCAACGGCCGATTCCGACGATCCGAGCACTTCGGCCGTGGGGCGCTATCTCGAGCAATCGGATCTGGAAGGTATCTTTTTCGGCAACAGCCGCATCGCCTTCAAAAACATCACGGACGGCACCTCGAATACGTTCATGATGGGCGAGTGCTATTGGGACACGTACTCGCAGGACGGCAACCAGATGGACTTCTGGTACATCGGTTCGCCACAGGTCGATCCCTGGCCCGCGAACGCGACTGAATTCAGCGAGTTCGTCGGTTCGACCGGCGTGCCGATGAACGCCCGCAAGATTGCGACGGCTTCGGGTTATGTGAAGGAATTATCGTTCACGAGCTTTCATCCTGTCGGCACACTCTTCTGCATGGCCGATGCCTCGGTTCGCTTCGTGCCTTACACGATGGATGCCGTCACCTACAAAGCCATGGGGAGCCGCGATGGCGGCGAAGTGCTGAAGGATTAA